From Topomyia yanbarensis strain Yona2022 chromosome 1, ASM3024719v1, whole genome shotgun sequence, one genomic window encodes:
- the LOC131680435 gene encoding uncharacterized protein LOC131680435 isoform X2, with product MVQRMQKELLNDSMFIERLESDDENDPTVAAQQNDFSCETIQLEKVTNIDEIFSTTQTGNEVMEILRTNTSPNEQCLKTIKTVLCDFLRSNYGLRPPTFYKNLLAQLLVKRYPVLASATCDVPQALWFHPNARGKNRHSGRLHYHMEYLARKSGERVIPRNKLQRVSQLDTLPDVSPIIPANDMDQLIIEQKFLCPGPNTKARAIELWQLTFADRDIFRKRAEMGTYLKDNPMSTAFNGLLITLDFEALVHNTNNFMDQFEDLKPMVLARYHELYQNITDDTARVLAIIRKYNPSRGAKRAKDADPVKENALKDIIEWLQEEDPLPEMATETPMLYFRVDCGTIRWRDHLITVEGNLLHCFGLLCQCFVVFNCKCHPADKQFFLYIMTTLFGVGTVTTAGENFRRSNQ from the exons ATGGTTCAACGAATGCAGAAGGAATTACTAAACGATTCCATGTTCATTGAACGACTCGAAAGCGACGACGAAAATGATCCAACAGTTGCAGCACAACAAAATGACTTCTCGTGCGAAACAATTCAACTAGAAAAG GTTACCAATATTGACGAAATATTTAGTACAACACAAACTGGAAACGAAGTAATGGAAATATTAAGAACAAATACTAGTCCTAATGAGCAGtgtttgaaaacaataaaaaccgTTTTGTGTGATTTCCTTCGATCAAATTATGGATT GCGCCCTCCTACGTTCTATAAAAACTTGCTAGCGCAATTGCTAGTTAAAAGATATCCAGTGCTTGCGTCAGCGACATGTGATGTTCCACAAGCCTTGTGGTTCCATCCGAATGCTCGTGGTAAGAATCGCCATTCAGGGCGACTCCATTATCATATGGAGTATCTTGCGCGTAAATCAGGAGAGAGAGTTATACCCCGGAACAAACTACAAAGAGTGTCCCAGCTTGACACACTTCCTGACGTGTCTCCAATAATACCTGCAAATGATATGGATCAATTA ataatcgaacaaaaattcTTATGTCCGGGGCCCAACACAAAAGCACGAGCAATAGAATTGTGGCAACTCACTTTCGCTGATCGTGATATTTTCCGTAAACGAGCTGAAATGGGAACTTACCTTAAAGATAATCCGATGTCGACTGCTTTTAATGGACTTTTG ATTACATTGGATTTTGAAGCACTTGTACATAATACGAACAATTTTATGGATCAATTCGAAGATTTGAAACCAATGGTCCTAGCAAGATACCATGAACTGTACCAGAATATTACGGATG ATACGGCAAGGGTTCTAGCAATTATTAGGAAATATAATCCAAGTCGTGGCGCGAAAAGAGCAAAGGATGCGGATCCAGTAAAAGAAAATGCGCTGAAGGATATAATTGAATGGCTACAG GAAGAGGACCCTCTTCCAGAAATGGCAACAGAGACTCCTATGTTATATTTCAGAGTTGATTGTGGAACTATTCGTTGGCGAGATCATCTGATCACTGTAGAAGGCAATCTTCTACACTGCTTTGGTTTACTTTGTCAGTGCTTTGTCGTATTCAACTGCAAATGCCATCCTGCggataaacaatttttcttgtatataatGACGACACTGTTTGGAGTTGGAACGGTTACAACGGCTGGAGAAAACTTTCGTAGAAGCAaccagtaa